From the genome of Fusarium keratoplasticum isolate Fu6.1 chromosome 11, whole genome shotgun sequence, one region includes:
- a CDS encoding CHAT domain-containing protein, whose product MKRRQFLVFVKREPLSQDIRRQHVQVQCDIYSNTGEQISHQSATRCLPVFPRALEQEISWAIQDYVKDPFQSHRAELAFNNFTDHGKYLRQKLDLPGFFRECEIKDLSDVDIQLNIVDSADAGSGGFFRSIPWEILESPDVPSIGSGTVVHVRRVLKSCPNLQIQTIEKLTVLFVTSRQLDNRFVDVQLLRPGTWDAFRSAVEQGSYDMVHFDLHGAAIDQETGKRACLYFNDLAVAGEEIADLLHKNRVRLVTINACQSAFLHGDPGTNLATMLMGGSVEAVVAMSYQVTPAAAKIFLSSLYRGLLVEGQEMGTAVFNARRAMQASKQRDAAFGFPVLLHDYAVPLVYQVAGGSLYVRVPEKERSPEENTALATLFANRPALGREQQILSLEDKLIRQKVVVLTSLIGEGRATFLSHLKPWWIITKFVRRIFCVDFRHFPAFDLKGETPTAQAVCDRLLEFTWDANGITRPLGLTMDLLRKTRHLVVLEHTDCLTLSPPMSRTNLEAALKDFALDFFDDDFASFLLITSTSPESWANHTTPEGHRHKAGAQVLELDISGRMGVAMEILGWSEQAYRAGLEFRYLQRIVRLCCSNTLAMQALLPPLFASGSSARDAFWKLQISPAHLNWKSTSLASIGDRFDAAFNEFGEFLSIFLPIHVCCSRRYIQEHIGRNLSSLPWATESGSNVETRIDDAAIHLIARLCIYGAAQVSSPKLAATIQFHPLFCIYLRDRSTSSRLERSFRSIALYQHNIARRWASGASRQKMLDAYSYHYLAQFGALHFILQNPALLASDRRAFDLPWIMASVYCSQVSDPLLEEEELITDLALQALPCLVDGLTWTDNRGLSVLNTALLHGRYRSMSFQDCGLVLQLLQWITLHYFSLSKTTARHANSYIILLLEGLRLVGEPDPSSQLLRFIRSVSGLTAVEIGAADLDWAVMDYAPVYDALDDNNFQVGHSRLLFLQTWNQDLRFRLNWLQLRTQEAIHDWEQWEPAKYFPEMSKNERLDALKDVLACTQGMECLEKNDKEGFGKARSTLLQVMLGCSEKCDTDRLLHTLYCLFLLSQKAKDWLACLEFLDRIEATELDLAVKPGFCNVDKEKYYAEASRFRLRAQCHRGLGDCEKYKEYLWRSRRANFLADRLRTSWDRAQEYQRTERQRRLYEWVLNDEPTQNDQGGTNPPLFSRPQMVDAPVSSEELDECPDELAVRGAKTPGGSQPMRRMLANPQPPDPAYIQRSFLVEARWLTVTRYLDLVVGKEEEGRPSQLSEFRRQGTKFDLALSLESHLAQDLENDLRDNHGFDVQQMTESQLLRFLGLD is encoded by the exons ATGAAGCGAAGGCAGTTCCTTGTTTTCGTCAAAAGGGAGCCATTATCGCAGGACATTCGTCGCCAACACGTTCAAGTTCAATGTGACATCTACTCCAACACTGGAGAGCAGATCTCTCACCAATCGGCCACCAGATGTCTTCCAGTCTTTCCTCGCGCTTTGGAGCAAGAAATATCGTGGGCGATCCAGGATTACGTCAAGGACCCGTTCCAGTCCCACCGCGCGGAGCTTGCATTCAATAACTTCACAGATCATGGAAAGTACCTGAGACAGAAGCTCGACTTGCCTGGTTTCTTTCGGGAGTGTGAAATCAAGGATCTTTCTGACGTTGATATTCAGCTCAACATCGTCGATTCCGCTGACGCTGGCAGCGGAGGCTTTTTTCGGAGCATTCCATGGGAGATTCTCGAATCACCAGACGTCCCTTCGATCGGCTCTGGTACGGTAGTCCACGTTCGCCGAGTTTTGAAGAGCTGTCCGAACCTCCAAATCCAGACCATCGAAAAGTTGACAGTCCTGTTTGTTACATCTCG GCAACTCGACAATCGCTTCGTGGACGTGCAACTCCTTAGACCAGGCACTTGGGATGCGTTTCGAAGCGCCGTGGAGCAGGGATCCTACGACATGGTCCACTTTGACCTCCACGGCGCGGCCATCGATCAGGAAACTGGTAAACG TGCGTGTCTCTACTTCAATGATCTTGCCGTGGCTGGTGAGGAAATCGCCGATCTGCTTCACAAGAACAGAGTCCGGTTGGTGACCATCAATGCTTGCCAAAGTGCCTTTCTCCACGGGGACCCTGGGACAAATCTAGCCACCATGCTTATGGGGGGCTCTGTCGAGGCCGTGGTTGCCATGTCTTATCAGGTAACTCCAGCGGCAGCCAAGATATTCTTGAGCAGTCTGTATCGAGGCCTTCTCGTTGAAGGCCAAGAGATGGGAACCGCTGTTTTCAACGCCAGACGTGCCATGCAAGCCTCGAAGCAGCGGGATGCGGCATTCGGCTTTCCGGTCCTTCTACACGATTATGCCGTTCCATTGGTCTATCAGGTAGCGGGTGGCAGTCTCTATGTGAGGGTGCCGGAAAAAGAGAGGTCTCCGGAGGAAAATACCGCTCTTGCGACACTTTTCGCCAATCGACCAGCTCTGGGGAGGGAGCAGCAGATATTATCGTTGGAGGACAAGCTTATCCGCCAGAAGGTTGTCGTCCTCACATCCTTGATCGGCGAAGGCAGGGCTACCTTCTTGTCCCACTTGAAGCCGTGGTGGATCATTACGAAATTCGTCAGGCGAATTTTCTGCGTCGACTTTCGACACTTTCCTGCCTTCGATCTTAAAGGAGAGACGCCCACAGCACAAGCCGTCTGTGACCGGCTGCTTGAGTTCACTTGGGACGCGAATGGAATCACCAGACCGTTAGGGCTCACGATGGACTTACTGCGAAAGACTCGGCACTTGGTTGTGTTGGAGCATACGGATTGCCTTACCTTAAGTCCACCCATGAGCCGAACCAATCTTGAGGCGGCCCTCAAAGACTTTGCTCTCGacttctttgacgacgacTTTGCGAGCTTTCTCCTGATCACATCCACTTCTCCAGAATCGTGGGCTAACCACACAACCCCCGAAGGACATCGACACAAAGCCGGCGCCCAAGTACTGGAACTCGACATCTCGGGTCGGATGGGAGTTGCGATGGAGATTCTGGGGTGGTCAGAGCAAGCATATCGCGCCGGCCTTGAGTTTCGATACCTCCAACGCATTGTTCGACTCTGCTGCAGCAACACTCTCGCAATGCAGGCTCTCCTACCCCCTTTGTTTGCGAGTGGCTCGTCCGCCAGGGATGCGTTCTGGAAGCTTCAGATATCGCCCGCCCATCTGAATTGGAAATCTACCTCACTCGCCAGCATTGGTGATCGTTTCGATGCAGCGTTCAATGAGTTTGGGGAGTTCCTCTCGATCTTCCTTCCCATACACGTCTGCTGCTCGAGGAGATACATCCAAGAGCACATTGGGAGAAATCTCAGCTCCCTCCCATGGGCCACCGAATCAGGATCAAACGTAGAGACGAGAATCGACGACGCTGCCATACACCTGATAGCAAGGCTCTGCATCTACGGCGCGGCGCAGGTCTCCAGCCCCAAACTTGCTGCGACAATCCAGTTTCATCCGCTTTTCTGCATCTATCTCCGTGACAGAAGCACTTCTTCTCGGCTTGAACGCTCATTCCGGAGCATTGCTCTGTATCAGCATAATATTGCGCGGAGATGGGCTAGTGGGGCTAGCAGACAGAAAATGCTAGATGCCTATTCTTATCATTACCTGGCCCAGTTTGGCGCACTACACTTCATTCTGCAAAATCCTGCTCTCTTAGCATCCGACCGGAGAGCTTTTGATCTACCCTGGATCATGGCGAGTGTGTACTGCAGCCAGGTCAGCGACCCGCTgttggaagaggaggaattgATCACGGATCTTGCTCTCCAGGCTCTACCTTGCCTTGTTGATGGGTTGACATGGACAGACAACAGGGGCCTCAGCGTCTTGAACACAGCCCTCCTTCATGGCCGATATCGAAGCATGAGCTTTCAAGACTGCGGTCTTGTGCTTCAACTGCTGCAGTGGATTACATTGCACTACTTCAGCCTCAGCAAGACTACTGCGCGGCACGCGAATTCGTACATCatacttcttcttgaaggccTGCGCTTGGTCGGAGAACCAGACCCTTCCTCTCAGCTTTTGCGTTTCATCAGATCTGTTAGTGGTCTGACAGCAGTTGAGATTGGAGCAGCCGATCTTGATTGGGCAGTGATGGACTATGCCCCGGTTTACGACGCATTAGATGACAACAATTTCCAAGTTGGTCATTCCAGGCTCTTGTTCTTGCAAACCTGGAATCAAGATTTGCGATTTCGACTGAATTGGCTCCAACTTCGTACTCAAGAAGCCATCCACGACTGGGAG CAATGGGAGCCCGCCAAATATTTTCCGGAAATGTCCAAGAACGAGAGACTTGACGCACTGAAAGACGTTCTTGCATGCACCCAAGGAATGGAATGTCTCGAAAAGAATGACAAGGAGGGGTTTGGCAAAGCAAGGTCAACGTTACTGCAAGTTATGCTCGGTTGCAGTGAGAAATGTGACACtgaccgtcttcttcataCTCTATATTGCCTTTTCCTA TTGAGTCAAAAGGCTAAGGATTGGCTCGCATGTCTCGAGTTTCTCGACCGGATAGAAGCTACCGAACTGGATCTCGCAGTGAAGCCAGGATTCTGTAACGTCGACAAAGAGAAGTATTATGCAGAAGCCTCTCGTTTTAGGCTCCGTGCTCAATGTCACCGTGGCCTTGGCGACTGTGAGAAGTACAAGGAGTACTTGTGGCGGTCGAGGAGAGCCAATTTTCTCGCGGACCGGCTCAGAACCTCATGGGACAGAGCTCAGGAATACCAGCGAACTGAGAGGCAGAGGCGGCTATACGAGTGGGTCTTAAATGACGAGCCGACACAGaatgatcaaggaggaacCAATCCACCCCTATTCTCCCGACCGCAAATGGTTGACGCCCCAGTGTCGAGCGAAGAACTCGATGAGTGTCCGGACGAACTCGCGGTCCGAGGAGCGAAGACGCCGGGTGGTTCTCAGCCTATGCGGAGGATGCTGGCCAACCCACAGCCGCCAGATCCAGCATATATCCAACGCTCGTTTCTGGTTGAGGCTAGGTGGTTGACAGTTACCCGGTATCTCGACCTGGTGGTTgggaaagaggaagaaggacGTCCATCACAACTATCTGAGTTCCGTCGACAGGGCACGAAATTTGATTTAGCTTTATCCCTGGAGTCTCATCTTGCTCAGGACCTGGAAAATGATCTTCGGGATAATCACGGATTTGACGTTCAGCAGATGACGGAGTCACAGCTGCTTCGCTTTTTAGGGCTGGATTGA
- a CDS encoding HET domain-containing protein — MSTVTSRLAFATVVSEVEGADLEDTYLTLDSRQIRLLTLGPGKYGDEIVGHLEIVDLKDEPIFEALSYCWGDRTDVCEITVDQHKVCVTRNLYRALQRLRYETIPRQVWADAICINQEDDVEKAHQVNLMRDIFTRASGTTLFIGDYQDYATPSIPFSTEVEPECQAGVENAVALIHKLAEDHHIFYLDFNSDESSLPDKSFRVLYKATECIRSLVTQPWWSRMWTVQEAVLPADPTVQYGAIKLSWMAFSQAVDSMFGHFQKRCCNMKVRNDLAEEPPIVTFYNKVSAVDRRREDPLPLNMLLGRFRDRKATDARDMIYGVLGLAHDEATTAGIEADYTIETVQLYARIALKLIQLHGDLRPFMQVYHFQGDRLQGLPSWVPDYSLGGDWEYYSVALLYVQDFWKPVDLTPFKPPAGDNPLELHVSGILFDDIIAVGDAVTPCPRKQIMDVFDKWVDLVRSLGYWSSRYPTQEGTYEDNMWMILCRGLIWLNSHDYRMATHEDRQLVEEEIPTIPDGRPVNIDLQLLYFQRFFITRKGYMGLASPDIQVGDTVHVLVGGNTPFIMRKPGQGVSDQSNHFSLVSAAFVHGIMQGGLLPKEEELESFTLV, encoded by the coding sequence ATGTCGACCGTGACCTCTCGCTTGGCCTTCGCTACGGTGGTCTCCGAAGTCGAAGGCGCAGATCTCGAGGACACCTACCTCACTCTCGACAGTCGACAGATCCGACTTCTCACTCTTGGACCTGGGAAATACGGCGACGAGATCGTGGGCCATCTCGAAATAGTTGACCTCAAGGACGAGCCCATCTTTGAAGCTCTGTCCTATTGTTGGGGTGACAGAACTGATGTTTGCGAGATCACTGTCGATCAGCACAAGGTTTGCGTTACGAGGAACTTGTATAGAGCGCTTCAGAGACTGAGATATGAGACCATTCCTCGCCAAGTCTGGGCTGACGCCATTTGCATCaatcaagaagatgatgtcgaaAAGGCTCACCAGGTTAACTTGATGAGGGATATCTTTACAAGGGCTTCTGGAACCACGCTCTTTATCGGCGACTACCAAGACTATGCAACGCCTTCTATACCATTCAGCACAGAGGTCGAACCAGAATGCCAGGCCGGAGTTGAGAACGCGGTTGCACTTATCCACAAGCTGGCCGAAGACCACCACATCTTCTATCTCGACTTCAACTCTGATGAAAGCTCTCTGCCAGACAAGTCATTCCGAGTCCTGTACAAAGCCACCGAATGCATACGCTCCCTTGTCACCCAGCCTTGGTGGTCCCGTATGTGGACCGTCCAAGAAGCCGTCCTCCCAGCTGATCCAACCGTGCAATACGGGGCCATCAAGCTGAGTTGGATGGCCTTCAGCCAGGCTGTGGATAGCATGTTTGGGCACTTTCAAAAAAGATGCTGCAACATGAAGGTCCGAAACGACTTGGCTGAGGAGCCGCCAATTGTGACCTTTTACAATAAGGTCTCGGCTGTTGATCGTCGAAGGGAAGATCCACTGCCACTGAATATGCTCTTGGGCAGATTCCGTGATCGCAAAGCGACTGATGCCAGAGATATGATTTATGGGGTCCTTGGACTTGCGCACGATGAGGCTACCACGGCAGGAATCGAAGCTGATTATACCATCGAGACGGTGCAGTTGTATGCCCGGATAGCTCTCAAGTTGATACAGCTACATGGCGATCTCCGGCCGTTTATGCAAGTATATCACTTCCAGGGAGATCGTCTTCAGGGACTGCCTTCATGGGTTCCGGATTATTCGCTCGGTGGCGATTGGGAATACTACTCCGTCGCTTTACTGTACGTTCAGGACTTTTGGAAGCCCGTCGACTTGACCCCATTCAAGCCTCCCGCTGGGGACAACCCTTTGGAGCTGCACGTTTCTGGAATTCTCTTTGACGACATCATAGCTGTTGGCGATGCAGTGACACCTTGTCCGAGGAAGCAGATTATGGATGTGTTTGACAAGTGGGTTGACCTCGTTCGATCTCTCGGTTACTGGAGCTCCCGATATCCCACTCAAGAGGGCACATACGAGGACAACATGTGGATGATACTCTGCCGTGGTCTGATTTGGCTTAACTCGCACGACTACCGAATGGCAACCCACGAAGACAGACAGCTTGTGGAGGAGGAAATCCCTACAATCCCAGACGGAAGGCCGGTCAACATTGACCTACAGCTGCTGTACTTTCAGCGGTTCTTCATCACGCGCAAAGGCTATATGGGCCTGGCATCTCCGGATATTCAAGTCGGAGACACGGTCCATGTTTTGGTTGGCGGAAATACTCCATTCATTATGAGAAAGCCTGGACAGGGCGTCAGCGACCAGAGCAACCAtttctctctcgtctctgcGGCCTTTGTCCATGGAATCATGCAGGGTGGTCTGTTGcccaaagaggaagagctggagTCATTCACGCTTGTTTAG
- a CDS encoding HD domain-containing protein → MSQDEVGANGWTSTPADAGAIFGDKPYINEPGPLSIKDIKFPSDDPIVAKTVDYVKARIHSETFNHSMRVYYIGMAITKQQFPKRYTVVNPSSWALTCLLHDIGTAEENLTATRMSFDIYGGIKALHILNDIGATKDQAEATSEAIIRHEDMGVDGTITYFGQLIQLATTYDNTGYHPHIKDFGKMLHESTRAKINEAHPRLKWCTFFSGTIRKEEEIKPWCHSTHLVNFAKEIEENTLMKQWES, encoded by the exons ATGTCTCAAGATGAAGTCGGTGCCAACGGCTGGACCAGCACCCCTGCTGATGCAGGAGCTATTTTCGGCGACAAGCCTTACATCAATGAACCCGGTCCCTTATCAATCAAAGACATCAAGTTTCCATCGGATGATCCGATCGTTGCAAAGACGGTCGACTATGTCAAGGCTCGAATTCACTCCGAGACGTTTAACCACTCGATGCGAGTTTACTACATCG GAATGGCCATCACGAAGCAGCAGTTCCCTAAACGGTATACTGTCGTGAACCCCTCTAGCTGGGCTCTCACATGCCTCTTGCATGATATCGgcaccgccgaggagaatCTCACTGCGACCCGCATGTCGTTTGACATTTATGGCGGCATCAAAGCTCTCCACATCCTGAACGACATTGGAGCTACCAAAGATCAAGCCGAGGCAACCTCTGAAGCCATCATCCGCCATGAAGACATGGGGGTCGACGGAACCATTACATACTTTGGGCAGCTTATCCAGCTCGCGACAACATACGACAACACGGGATATCATCCTCACATCAAGGATTTTGGAAAGATGCTTCATGAGTCTACTCGAGCCAAGATCAATGAAGCGCATCCCAGACTGAAGTGGTGCACTTTCTTCTCTGGCACGATTcggaaggaggaggagatcaagcCCTGGTGTCACTCGACCCACCTGGTcaactttgccaaggagattgaagAGAACACCCTCATGAAGCAGTGGGAATCCTAA
- a CDS encoding Git3 domain-containing protein, whose product MAVDVDRVISSLTLAGSALSCLATTFVLISFIIYRRHLRSFRHVLVLNLVVAEFINTLNNSVSGIIFLKTGELQPGTPCVVNGMVGQFSVQAADFSILAIALVTLLTVTRFVYMPGVSTKGWILTCLSVWTIPLITSLTPTFLGEMVPVGGNWCWISSGRPDLRYGMGHGWRFLVIFSTIAIYIYIWAYLRRHLGSKPVNQRSSSYDTPSTGTTGSFWSKCGRKGGFQVMKDEEVELSTFGDGSNTTNSQRDIDDDKIRSSNKEELAGLDLEAAEELGSSSTRPRRRSTRHMSSATRKELGLPTPENPHVRYDDASPVERHGQGATLQTNASEFPIRRDTHEVEVEIKRMMLLNAYPFMYVLLWMPGLINRLMEASGHSTSKTTIAALQISTQYIGLANALTYGFNHHLRDRLKGMYLTPAISRIKKRFGR is encoded by the exons ATGGCTGTGGACGTGGATCGGGTGATTTCCTCCCTCACCTTGGCGGGCAGCGCTCTTTCGTGCTTGGCGACGACTTTTGTTCTGATTTCGTTCATTATATATCGTCGGCATTTGCGGAGCTTTCGGCACGTTCTCgtgttgaacttggtggTAGCAG AGTTCATCAACACCTTGAACAATTCCGTGTCGGGCATCATCTTTCTCAAGACTGGTGAACTACAGCCCGGTACACCATGCGTCGTGAACGGTATGGTGGGTCAGTTTTCAGTCCAAGCAGCCGACTTTTCaatcctcgccatcgcccTTGTTACCCTTCTCACGGTAACACGCTTCGTGTACATGCCAGGCGTCTCGACGAAAGGATGGATCCTGACCTGTCTCTCTGTCTGGACCATTCCActcatcaccagcctcacTCCAACATTCCTTGGTGAGATGGTGCCAGTCGGCGGCAATTGGTGTTGGATCTCTTCAGGTCGGCCTGATCTTCGCTACGGCATGGGTCATGGTTGGCGATTTTTAGTCATCTTCTCTACCATTGCCATCTACATCTACATCTGGGCTTATCTACGACGGCACTTGGGATCGAAGCCTGTCAATCAACGGTCATCGTCTTACGACACACCTTCAACTGGAACGACGGGCTCATTTTGGTCGAAATGCGGGAGGAAGGGAGGATTCCAGGTCAtgaaggatgaagaagtcgagcTCAGCACTTTTGGAGATGGATCGAACACGACAAATTCGCAGCGAgatatcgacgacgacaagatACGGAGCAGCAACAAGGAGGAACTGGCCGGCCTGGACTTGGAGGCAGCAGAAGAGTTAGGGTCCAGCTCTACCAGaccgagaagaaggtcgacGCGCCACATGTCATCTGCGACCAGAAAGGAATTGGGGTTGCCAACTCCGGAAAACCCCCACGTCAGGTATGATGACGCATCTCCAGTTGAgagacatggccaaggtgcCACGTTGCAGACCAACGCAAGCGAGTTCCCCATACGACGAGACACTCATGAAGTCGAAGTCGAGATCAAGAGGATGATGCTTCTCAACGCGTATCCCTTCATGTACGTTCTTTTGTGGATGCCGGGACTCATCAATCGCCTCATGGAGGCTTCGGGACACTCAACCAGCAAGACGACTATAGCCGCTCTCCAGATTTCAACGCAATACATCGGACTGGCGAACGCACTGACGTATGGATTTAATCATCACTTGAGGGACAGACTAAAAGGAATGTATTTGACGCCGGCGATTTCACGGATAAAGAAGAGGTTTGGGAGGTAA